GCAGCATATCGGAAAGCGAAACGCCATTTTCCACCGTGGACGACTGCGTCGGCGCGCTGAATGCCTTGACGGCACGCTTGATAATGCGAACCTTCCGCTCTGGAAGCTCCATGCGCTGGGCGATTTCAGAAATGCTCGGGGCGCGGCCCAGCTCGTCCTGCAACTTGCGGTGAACCTGCTTCCACCGGCCGATCATCTCGACCATGTAGGCCGGAATATGCACAGGCTGAACGGTATTGATCAGCGCCCGCTTGATGGATTGCTTGATCCACCAGCTTGAGTACGTGCTGAAACGGGAACCCATGTCCGGGTCGAATCCCTCGACGGCACGGAGCAAGCCGAGATTGCCTTCTTCGATCAGATCGGACAACGGCATGCCGCGGTTCGCGTAGGCCTTTGCGATGCTGACAACCAGGCGAAGATTCGCCCGGATCATCCGCTCGCGCGCCTCATTACCAAGACGCTCGGCCTGTTCCTTCTCCGCCAGCGTGAGCTCGCCACGCGCAAATCGCTGCGGCGCGTTGAGGCCGCGCGCAATGGCACGCGCAAGTTCGCGCTCCTCATCGGCCGTGAGCAGCGCGGTCTCGTTGATCTGCTTCAGGTACTGTTGTAGTCCGGGTTCGACTGTGATAATCCGACTCCTTATCAGTTCAACCGCGATCTACATCGGTCGATTCCCGCCCGCGATTCCCACTTTTTCCCACGTTGCGACGGGCCAGTTCCCGCCCAGAATGAAGCTTGCTCACTTTATCGGCCGACGACGATCGAAATGGAACCTGCCCCCCGGAATGAAACTGC
This window of the Phycisphaerae bacterium genome carries:
- a CDS encoding sigma-70 family RNA polymerase sigma factor; this encodes MIRSRIITVEPGLQQYLKQINETALLTADEERELARAIARGLNAPQRFARGELTLAEKEQAERLGNEARERMIRANLRLVVSIAKAYANRGMPLSDLIEEGNLGLLRAVEGFDPDMGSRFSTYSSWWIKQSIKRALINTVQPVHIPAYMVEMIGRWKQVHRKLQDELGRAPSISEIAQRMELPERKVRIIKRAVKAFSAPTQSSTVENGVSLSDMLPDDRAPSPQDAVFNQAESDAIQKLLEVLDDREATILRLRYGLTDEEPLTLKEIGARIGLTRERVRQLEGEALRKLEKILGDHV